The genomic interval GTATACATCAAGTGTTGGTCCCACCACTAGAAATAGTGACTGAAAGAAGTTTGgtctatttgtttatttttgtatatttcagaaaagAACAGAATGATAGAGCAACTGAAAGTCAAGTTACATGAACTGAACAACCTATCCCAATCACTGAATGACCAGCTTGTTGAGTTACGACAACAACTTAACGATAGGAATCACATTTTCAGTTCGGACAGCTCGGATAGTAGCGAGAGTGATGTTACCGATTTCATGTCCGACGATCTGAGCCGAGATTCTTTCAGGGATTCCTGGTTTGATAGTGCGGCATCAAATATTTCGGCAGATAACGCGGACAATGCCTCAAATAACGACACAGGCcaggataataataataatgctggTAATGCTGAAGGTTCGGATGTAGTTGAGCAGGTTGAAAGAACAGTGGTAAATAGTCTCTTTGAACTTTCATCAAGGTTAGAGCGTGTTCGTAATCAAATGAGAGCAGTGCTCAACTCTAGACTTGTTCAAGATCAGAACAACCTGAATGATGACGTCAGAATCCCTTCGGCTGCAGAGCTGGATGCAATCGTAAATAGCAACAGTAATGAGAATAATAATGCTTCAGCTCCAAATACTTCGGAAAATTACAATAACGGTCAAAATGATGACGATCGTAGAAATGATAATGGACAAAACGGAGAtaacaatcattctgacaatgATACTCGTTATTATACTGAGGATGAAAACCATTCAGATGATAGGTACTCATATGCAAACGATAGCCGTTGGAGTAATTTAACTGAAGAGAACCGACCAGCAAATCCAGCTGGCTCCGATGTAAGTGATTTGAACTGGATATCTGATTCTGATACTAATCATACGCCATACAATCGCTCCCCAAATGCTTCAACACGTTCACCTGAATATGAAAGGTATACTCCATTTAGGAACGAGAGTCGCAACTACAACAACCAGTATATATCGGAGCATGTTATACTCTCCCAGCCTCCAGATTCACCTTCAGACACAACCGGAAGTTTTTCAAGTATTCCATCGACATCGTCAATGGTAAACAGCCCCTCAAGGGAGGACGACAATGAAGATTCAATGCATGGCTCTTTTCTTACGGCAACACCTGCAACAGATAACCATTCTAGTCCAGCACATAGTAATAGAAGCCTCTTCAACACTACAGATAATAATTCTAGATCCTCCATGAGTTCTTCACCCAGGTCACCCGATTCTTGTAGAAATGACGAAGTCAGTGACCATCActctacaaatatttcaaattcgaGTCCAGCACATTCATTGTCATCAGTGACTTCAGCAAGTGAGGGGAATAGTTCAAAATCAGAAGCTAGTCATTGTAGCTCAGATGAAAACTATTGTTCATCATTTAACAGTCATGATGACAAGTCAGACACAAGTTCAAAAAGTTCACCAAGAAGTCACTCTAGCGATTTCGTAGATTCTGAAACTGATGACAGTAGAAATGTTGAAACTGCACTGACTGGTAGTAAGGTCGAAAATAAGAAAGACTGTTACGAAACAAGTCACGTTGATAGTAGTTTAGATTATGAACATGGAGAAAGCCATGAGGAAAGTCAAAATGGTGATAATGTTTCAGAAACTAGCAATGAAGGCCTATCACATCATGAAGATCAAGCAGAATCTAATGACATCGGAGACAACCATCATCAAGATAATACCAGTGCAGTACAAGAAAACCGTGTTTCAAGATGTGAACCAGACAGCACACAAAGTCCATCTACTATCCAGCAACATCAGAACTTCAGTTCAGTTGTTGGCTTAAGTGCTAGTAATCCGTTGTTGATTTCAACTGCGACAGAATCCACAGATTCGGACAATTCGGAATCAATGAAATACATTACAAAACGTGTAAGGCGAAGTGATACATGTAGGTCTGCAGAAAACTCTGCAGATATTAATCAACAGGAGGGAGTAAGAAATATTGTATTGAATGAAAGCACTGACCCAGGTTCTACTGTTGACAGTGGTTTTATAACTGGTTCAAGCAGTCCCACAGATGTTGTTAGTCAACCATCTGGtaattctaaaaaatcttctAGCCGTAAAAGGAAGCATACTTTTAGTAATTTTGAATCAGATGAACATAAGAAGAGCAAAACAAGTGGAGATCCGACATACAATACCAGTGATCAAACCTGTCAGTCTTCAAAAGACACAAATACGCTTTCGGAGACCGTTACAAATAATTCTAATATCAATAGATACGGATTTAGGAAAAGAGGACAAGATAATGATATTATTTCAGTCAGCGACTGTAAGAAAAATAAAACCAGTGGAGTTAATTCACAGCATTTAAACGGGCAAACAAATGTGCATCGTTCTAGAACATCTCCCCCACGTAGTAGGCAGTCCTGGCGGGAAACTTCTCAACATTCGAGAAGAAATAATAGAACAAGTGCAAGTAGAAGAAATAACCAGTCATGCATCAATAACGATAACAATGGACAGAGTTTGAATGTTAAAATAGATTTGTCGTTGATAAATTATTCTGGACGTCTTGGTAGCGAATCCACAAGTTCTGCAATCCCTACAGCAACAGTTGTTCACAGTGCTAATATATCACCAATTGCAACAGCTTCATCAGCTAAAAGAGAACCAGGACATACAAATTCTCGTCAAAATATTTCTGATAACGGTATTAAATCAAGTACACCAAAACAAGACGATGCATCGTACAGAAACAACCATAGACAACGTTCATCTAGATCACAAAGACATGAATCGCTGTGTTCAACAAGGAATGCAAACAATAACACTAGTCCTGTTAGGGTGGCAAATAATACGGTTAATACCAGCAACCGAGACTTTCCGAACTCCTGGCGGGACAGTTCCGATAGTAGTTCAGATAACACATGGGAACCAGGCTCGGACTGCGATGAGATTGACGATAGTAGTACGGAAGGGGATGATGGGTTTGATACGGAATCTAGCTACGAGGTTCAGATTCCAAAATCTACAGCAGCGTTGTTGGAGGAGTATGCCTCGGATGAGTCAGATGAGAGCTGGAAAGTTGGAATGAATTAATAGTTTTCTTCATCATGTGCGAGCGTAATGAACTATGTGCTACTTTCTTTTACAGATACAGagaattgttgttgtttttttctcagtGATAGTTATTTATATTAAGATAATAGAAAGTTTATTTCTTTGCAAAAGGTCTTTAACTCGTACAAATGTACTATTAAGGGGCCAGAACTTTTTTCTGTGCTGGAACAATTTCTAATACTGTGTAATATAAATGAAATGAGGATCTATTGCACGTCTCATCAGGTTTCATATAGTACTCGGAAGTCttatttaaaatgctgtttttgccTTCATTTATTGCGAATCAACTACGACTGTGTACAGACTTGAAAACAGtcatttagaaatgaaaaactttgcggtcttttgaatgattttaataaaaatgaattccAGCATTCCTAACTTTTCAGGATCTTAACTTAGTTTCTAGAGACCGCCTTTTtctgaattacatttttttttcaatcaaatacTGATGTAGGAAATGTAAATTCGATCTTAGCACTTGCTTTATGTGATGGAGGTTGTCTCCTGACTTTTGGATGATTttcaagaagtcccaatgtggtttttACCTGTTGAAATAGGCAAAAAAATAACACTCattcagggtttcagaaatctgcaaatttattagtagcccattgggctaccaaaattttaatctggtagcccgaacatttaagtttatttggcaatggccatttcggtttatttatgtgcttctatactacagtggatGGAATGATTTAATTTCCTAATTTTAGCCATAcgcacattgttataaattttgttctcttaattttaaaagataaaactagatgtatttaaactgagaaatattaccaggagtactcctgatagttattgcaacatggcaataTAAAAGGAATGcgaatcaatttttataaacttgcaaattttttagagctgtatgaattgtaatttatctcaaaattatttaaagttgacataataattctgtctgattctaaacatctgTCTGGTTTAATAAACGTACTAGAACCGCGTATATAACGTCTCAATTTCTTGGCACTGTATATTCACTTATCCGAaattatgtttgtccaaaattctgtatactttctgatattttgctaaatcatggtcgatttttttgcatgttaggcaagtatttaaattgaaaagcataaacagtCAGTGTAggcactaaactgcctcaaaatCAAACGTCTAttctttctgatcgctcgataaatattgaggtcagcgaaaccgaaagtacactttggcaggtggcgctaaaatgacgtaattttaagactggtttgcatattgttttaaacaataccgaTCAGCGTCTttgatgttattggatcagtctaaaatcacttgtgcacatgtttttgtaaaaatttgcctgcgggtacgattaaacggttaattgtttgccgattgtgacagtaggtggtaagataattaaagtCTCGGGTGTATCTCTTGATgaacaaggggattatagacagctatcaaaattatatttgaagacttaAGTTATTGATTTCCGGGCTTGATTTCAAGGTAGTCCGGCGGGCACACTCTGAAAAAATTTCGTAGCCCCACAGAATTTTgtggtagcccccgggctccggacatgggatttctgaaaccctgctcATTTCCTATATTTACATTTATGCAAttgcttgctacaaaaataaattGGTTTGCTTTGAGttccagaaaatcaaaataaaagccaGGATATCAACATTTGCAACATTTTAATAGCACAGCCCACGTTAAGTAGTAATTTGCTtccaaatgaaaataaagttcCTGGTTTTTACTTGGAATATTGTCAAGTCCATTGAAAAATCATGTAGCTGTGTTAGTTCAGTTTAGACCATTATACAGTTATAGCTATAGTTTACAGTACTTTCTGAAATTTTTGTGTCAAGCTTTGTAAAAATTTGTCTAACTAtgccattttgttaatgttttgggTATATGACTTCAGATTACACATGCCAATTCTCGGATAGGCCCATCCTTGATAACATTATGCCATTGttgtttgtacaaaaataaatgccTTTTTCTTCCCATACAAGGTATAATAGTaaaatttataatgtaaa from Mercenaria mercenaria strain notata chromosome 2, MADL_Memer_1, whole genome shotgun sequence carries:
- the LOC128555362 gene encoding putative uncharacterized protein DDB_G0282133 — protein: MSRYDIEKFDPPPDPDLVCCICQCVLDKAVECPCRHVFCQGCIERWLTNRHTCPTCRKRTRKQDLKPVLPLVQNMLNRLLMICEYRDNGCLEKIMLEHFERHIKNCGYEMKTCRFSKCGVRILRMHLEDHENEQCEHRETACEGECGLMIPLSDRPTHNCVAALKAHIDEKNRMIEQLKVKLHELNNLSQSLNDQLVELRQQLNDRNHIFSSDSSDSSESDVTDFMSDDLSRDSFRDSWFDSAASNISADNADNASNNDTGQDNNNNAGNAEGSDVVEQVERTVVNSLFELSSRLERVRNQMRAVLNSRLVQDQNNLNDDVRIPSAAELDAIVNSNSNENNNASAPNTSENYNNGQNDDDRRNDNGQNGDNNHSDNDTRYYTEDENHSDDRYSYANDSRWSNLTEENRPANPAGSDVSDLNWISDSDTNHTPYNRSPNASTRSPEYERYTPFRNESRNYNNQYISEHVILSQPPDSPSDTTGSFSSIPSTSSMVNSPSREDDNEDSMHGSFLTATPATDNHSSPAHSNRSLFNTTDNNSRSSMSSSPRSPDSCRNDEVSDHHSTNISNSSPAHSLSSVTSASEGNSSKSEASHCSSDENYCSSFNSHDDKSDTSSKSSPRSHSSDFVDSETDDSRNVETALTGSKVENKKDCYETSHVDSSLDYEHGESHEESQNGDNVSETSNEGLSHHEDQAESNDIGDNHHQDNTSAVQENRVSRCEPDSTQSPSTIQQHQNFSSVVGLSASNPLLISTATESTDSDNSESMKYITKRVRRSDTCRSAENSADINQQEGVRNIVLNESTDPGSTVDSGFITGSSSPTDVVSQPSGNSKKSSSRKRKHTFSNFESDEHKKSKTSGDPTYNTSDQTCQSSKDTNTLSETVTNNSNINRYGFRKRGQDNDIISVSDCKKNKTSGVNSQHLNGQTNVHRSRTSPPRSRQSWRETSQHSRRNNRTSASRRNNQSCINNDNNGQSLNVKIDLSLINYSGRLGSESTSSAIPTATVVHSANISPIATASSAKREPGHTNSRQNISDNGIKSSTPKQDDASYRNNHRQRSSRSQRHESLCSTRNANNNTSPVRVANNTVNTSNRDFPNSWRDSSDSSSDNTWEPGSDCDEIDDSSTEGDDGFDTESSYEVQIPKSTAALLEEYASDESDESWKVGMN